GCGGGGCCCGGGTGCTGGCGCAGTTCCACACCCCGGGCGGGAAGTACGGGGCGGTGGCGGCGAAGGCCGAGAACTCTCCGGCGTGCGGCCCCCGCGACCCCCACGTGCTGGCCGGGGTGTTGTGGCGGTCGGATGCGGGGACCTGGTACCTGCTGGCCGCGGGCAGCAGGGACACCGCTTCCATCAATGTGTCCGGCGGGGTGAGCGGTTCCGCGAAGGGCTACCTGCTGGCGGCGGAGGCGAAGCAGGGCGCTCAGGCCAGGCTGAAGGGGACGCTGCACGACGGACGGACGATCGACGGCCTGCACTGACACGCACGTCGACCGCGCCGGCTGACACTCGCGTCAACAAGTCGCCTGCATCTGCTGCTGCCCGCCAGTGGCGAAGCCGCGGACCCTCGCCGTCGTCACCGCGCCGCGCTGCTCGCCCGGCGGACCCTGCGGCACCGCGTGCGGGCCTCGCCGCTGTGGCCGATGCCCGCCCTGGAGGAACCGGTCTCCGGGCGGCCCCGGTCGCGGGCGCTGCGGCTGCGGGTGGTGTCGTATCAGACCGTCGCCGAGGGCGTCGTACAACTGCGGCTGGAAGGGCGGGAGTTGCCGCGCTGGGAGCCCGGGGCACATCTCGATCTGGTACTGCCCTCGGGGCTGGTCCGGCAGTACTCGCTGTGCGGGGATCCGGAGGACACCTCGTCGTACACCGTCGCGACGCGGCTGGTGCCGGACGGGCGGGGCGGTTCGCTTGAGGTGCATGAACAGGTGTGGGAGGGCGGGGAGTTGGAGGTACGGGGGCCGCGCAACCGTTTCCCGCTCGTCCAGGCGGACTCGTATGTGTTCGTCGCGGGCGGCAGCGTGATCACGCCGGACCTGCCGATGGTGCGGACCGGGTGACCGTGGTGGAGGGGCAGCCCGATCTGGATCCGGTGTTCGCGAACGTGCGTGAGGGCGCCGAGCGGTTCGCGCCGCGCGTCCCGGCCGACGGCAACTGCTCCTTCGAGGTCGAACTCCGGTGCAATGGAAGGGCGTTGACCGTGGTCGCGGACAGTACTGTCCTGGCCGCCGTACGGGCCGAGTTGCCGTGACACGCCGTACACGTGCGAGCAGGGGGTTCTGCGGGACCTGCCAACAGCGGGTGCTGGAGGGCGAGGTGGAGCACCGGGACGAACTGCTGACGGATGCGGAGCGCGGAACTCGATGCTGATCTGTGTGTCGCGGGCCCGAAGTGATCGGCTGGTGCTGGACATGTGAGGGTTCATGTGAACACGGCGGTCGGTCCAGTCGGTTCGGGGCCGGATACGATCGGTAAGGTGTTCGTATGAGTACCGGGGTACGTCGCAGAATGGACGTCGAGGAGCGGCGGCAGCAGCTGATCGGGGTCGCTCTCGAACTCTTCAGCAGCCGCTCGCCCGACGAGGTGTCCATCGACGAGATCGCGTCGGCCGCGGGCATCTCACGGCCGCTGGTCTACCACTACTTTCCCGGCAAACTCAGCCTGTACGAGGCCGCGTTGAGGCGGGCCTCGGACGAACTGGCGGGCCGGTTCGTCGAACCGAAGGAGGGTCCGCTGGGGGACCGGCTGCTGCGGGTGATGCGCCGATTCTTCGACTTCGTGGAGGACCACGGGCCCGGTTTCTCGGCGTTGATGCGCGGCGGCCCGGCGGTCGGCTCGTCCACGACGAACGCGCTCATCGACTCCGTACGGCAGGCCGCGTATGTCCAAATCCTTTCGCATCTACGCGTAGAGGATCCGCCCGCGCGACTGGAACTGGTCATCCGGTCCTGGATCTCGCTCGCCGAGTCGACGGCCCTGATCTGGCTGGACGGCCGGCGCATTCCGCGGGCCGAGCTGGAAGCGCAACTCGTCCACGACTTCGCCGCGCTGGCCGCCGTGAGCGCCGCCTACGACGAGGAGATGGGCATGCTGCTACGCCGCATGCTCAAGGACGAACCGACCGACGGCCCCTTCAGCGACCTGGCCGCCCGCCTGATCGCACTGGCTTCTTAACTGTCGAACTTGCGGTACGACGGGTCGAGGTCACGCACCTCCGCGGAGGCGTGCAGCGCCAAACCCTCCGCGGGCTTCACATACTGCTTCAGCAACTCCAGGACCGTTTCGGTGAGTTGGGCCTTCGTGGCGTCCGTGCGCCCGGCCAGCAGACCGAGGGTGACATGGACGACCGCGTGCCCGTCGGCGTCGGGGCCGACCGTGGTGGCCTCGGTGCGGCGGAACTGCGTCTTGCACGCCGGCGGCTTCGCGGCCGCGATCTCGACCACGGCGGTGTGCAGCGCCTGAGCGAAACCGGGGCGGTCGAAGTTGTCCGCGAGCTGCTCCGAGTAGTCGACGGTGATCTGCGGCATGGGCACTCCTGTTCTGGGTCGGCAGGGCTCACCCTAGCCGCAGCGCCAGCATGGCGATGTCGTCCTCGTGGTCGTGGCCGAAGCAGGCCAGGAGGGTGTCGCACAGGGCGTCCAGGCCGGGCGGGGCGCCGGCGGCGGCTGCGCGGAGCTGTTCCATCGAGGCCTCCAGGTCGATGCCCCGGGTCTCGATCAGGCCGTCGGTGACCATGAGGAGCCGGTCGTCCGGGTCGAGGATCAGCTCGGTCGGCGGCGGGTGGTGCAGGCCCACGCCGAGCAGCGGGCCGGACGCCTTGGCGTAGTCGGTGCTGTCGTTGTCCCGGATGATCAGCGGCGGGATGTGGCCCGCGTTGGCGATCCAGGTGCGCCCGGTGCCCGGGTCGATCAGGACCAGGCAGACCGTGGCCGTGACCTCGGGGTGGTAGTGCTGGAGCATCCGGTCGAGGCGCTCGGCGAGCACGGCGGGGTCGCTCTCCTCGACGCAGTAGGCGCGCAGCGCGTGCCGGATCTCGACCATCACCGTGGCCGCGTCCAGCGAGTGCCCGACGACATCGCCGACGGCGGTCAGCATGCCGTCCCCGGTGCCCAGTGCGGCGTAGAAGTCGCCGCCGATCTCGGTCTGCCGGGACGCGGGCACATAGCGGACCTCGACGTCGATGCCGGGCAGCTTGGGCAGCCGGTGCGGCTGGGGCAGGAAGCTGTGCTGGAGAGTGAGGGCGACATGCCGCTCGACCTGGTACATCAGCAGCGGCTCGGCGGCGAGCGCGGTGGCCTGGGCGAGCCGGGCCACCAGGGTCTCGTCGGCCGGGTTCACCCTGTTCATCCCGCGAGTGGGCATGGCCAGGCAGACCGCGGCCTT
This genomic window from Streptomyces sp. DG2A-72 contains:
- a CDS encoding TetR/AcrR family transcriptional regulator, producing MSTGVRRRMDVEERRQQLIGVALELFSSRSPDEVSIDEIASAAGISRPLVYHYFPGKLSLYEAALRRASDELAGRFVEPKEGPLGDRLLRVMRRFFDFVEDHGPGFSALMRGGPAVGSSTTNALIDSVRQAAYVQILSHLRVEDPPARLELVIRSWISLAESTALIWLDGRRIPRAELEAQLVHDFAALAAVSAAYDEEMGMLLRRMLKDEPTDGPFSDLAARLIALAS
- a CDS encoding 5-carboxymethyl-2-hydroxymuconate Delta-isomerase, coding for MPQITVDYSEQLADNFDRPGFAQALHTAVVEIAAAKPPACKTQFRRTEATTVGPDADGHAVVHVTLGLLAGRTDATKAQLTETVLELLKQYVKPAEGLALHASAEVRDLDPSYRKFDS
- a CDS encoding fused response regulator/phosphatase, with protein sequence MDVNDKRTDTTVLVVDDVAASRYAMGAMLRRAGHQVVSAATGNEALVELDVRRRKGILPGVALIDVDLPDMSGFELCRRIKARPHMAGLPVVHFSATAGSMEDRCRGLEVGGEAYVTVPAEPEEIDAVIRAAVRAARLRADDQAQARRLMMLSETIVTIQAARSLQELADAAADGTARFTGSPAAVFVLGPDDDLYRATSRDRTALALPDEGAHRTVAALLRRLTRGQDGVRITTVPAPLWPAGFFRPGVQHDARLALIRTQDGKAAVCLAMPTRGMNRVNPADETLVARLAQATALAAEPLLMYQVERHVALTLQHSFLPQPHRLPKLPGIDVEVRYVPASRQTEIGGDFYAALGTGDGMLTAVGDVVGHSLDAATVMVEIRHALRAYCVEESDPAVLAERLDRMLQHYHPEVTATVCLVLIDPGTGRTWIANAGHIPPLIIRDNDSTDYAKASGPLLGVGLHHPPPTELILDPDDRLLMVTDGLIETRGIDLEASMEQLRAAAAGAPPGLDALCDTLLACFGHDHEDDIAMLALRLG